The window gcctgtgctggcagtgttattatctggggtgcctgtggggacattgttataatctggggtgtctgtggagcAGTGGTATgttctggagtgcctgtgggggcaatgttttgatctggggtgcctgtgctggcagtgttatgatcaggggtgtctgtgggggcagggTAAtcatctggggtgcttgtgggggcagtgttatgatttttcGGTTATGTTATGAGGTTTCGGTTTAGCAATCTTATGAGCCTAAAAAATAAGGTCAGCTGGATTCATGGTTAGGACTATGAAGAAGTGGTTTAGGGAActtgagacatcattttcacccatGGATTGGGCACCACACAGTCCAGACCTGAACTCCATTGAGAATTTTTTGGATGTGCCGGAGAAGACTTTTCACAGCTCTGACTCTACCAATATAAGATCTTGGGGGAAAACAATggaactctggatggaaataaatgttgtgacattgcattagCTTATCAAATGTTACCACAACAAATGTGTGCCGTAGTCAAAGCAGATTcagtccaataaaatatttgagtgCGTGACTTTTTTTAGCCAGACAATGTATTTCTGTGATGTAACTAaattttgagttttatttttatctgcttACACATTCATTTTCCGAATGTTTATTTCAGCAACAAATCTGAAGAAAATGGAAGGACTGAGATCCTGCTTAAATGACATGCTTGACAGTATAAAAGTAGCCCAAGCGAAACTGGACAGCGATCCATTTACAATGGGAGACTTTTTAAAGAAAGCAGGCATCACCAACAATCAACCAACTGTTGTGATGGGAAAAAAGCAATACATGTGTGATTTATGTGGGCGCTGTTTCTCTGACCCCTCCAACCTAAGACGCCACAAACACATCCACACAGACTTGAAGCCCTACTCGTGCCATGTGTGCAGCAGCAGGTTCCGTCAGAAGTCCCAGCTCGATCGTCACCACTTAGTGCACACAGGGGAACGACCTTTCCAATGTACCCATTGCATGAAGGGATTCCGGGATTCCACTGAGTTGAGAGTCCATCTTCGGGTTCACACAGGAGAGCGACCTTATAGCTGTCCGGTATGTCAAAAAAATTTCTCCCGTGTTTGTTATATGAAGCGCCATCAAGAAAAGCATTCAAGTAAAGAGTTGTTGGTTCTACAGAAACCTGAAAAGAGACGTATGTCCTTGCCTACCAATGAAAATAAGAATCTGGCTGAGGAATACCAGTGCTCTAATTGCAATAATTGGTTCCTAACTAAGAAAGAACTTGAAGACCATCGCCCGGTGCACTTGAAGCTGGGGCCTTCAGGTCAAAAACTTTATGAGTGTGCAGACTGTAAGAAATGCTTCAACAACTCTTCTAATCTGAGAAAGCATGCTGTCATTCATACCGGCCTCAAACCATTCACTTGCAACCTGTGTAATCAAAGTTTCCGGCAAGCCACCCACCTTCAACGCCACCACTTGGTTCATACTGGTAAAAAACCCTTTAAATGCTCCATTTGCCTTAAGGGTTTTCGAGATGTTAGTGACCTATTAAAGCACCAACACATTCACAAGGGGAATAAACCATATCAAAGCCTGGTTTGTGACAAGAATTTTAAGTACTTGCATAGTGCCAAGTTGCACAGAGAACAACACGCAATGGAAGGGATTGGTTCAGAAGACTCCCACTTGCCTTCTAGTTCTCTACACAAGTCCTTTGCAGAAGCTGAGGAGCTTTCATCAAAATGCTTATGGGCCAAACACCCTcctgataaaaaacaaaaggctGGTGAAACAGAAGAAACCAAGCAGATCTTGAAATGCAGCATTTGCTCCAGAATTTTCACCCGTATATCCAATTTACACAGGCATTATTTGATGCATACGGGCTATCGGCCTTTCAGCTGTCACACTTGTGGAAGGACATTCCAGCAAATGTCCCACCTTGTTCGACATAAGCAGGTTCATAATAGGGATCAACAGTACAACTGTACCACTTGCCATAAAGCTTTGCACACATCTAATGATCTTCTCCATCGCCAGGAGGCTCATACGCAAGGGAAATTGCTCAGTTGCCACAAGTGCGAAAAGACTTATACTCAGATTTATTATCTAGAGTCGCATCAGAAGTGCCACCAGCAAGACTCTTCTTTGGAGATTCCAAATGATGTTAATGAAGGCAACTCTATTGAAGTTGTTTTGATCTAAGGTGACAATTTTCACAGAATTTAAAATTCTGGTTGATTGGAATCCCTAACTTTTTGCAATGTTGATCAGAATCTAAGTACAATACAGTCTCTTTATTAACTATTGTGATGTGATGCCCTCAAAAATTTTGGAAATCTTTAGAAAACAAAGTCAAGGCCCAATCCAACTTTTCCCATTCCTCTGTCATAATACTGGCCTTTAAACATGTTGGGCTGACTCAACATCCAATTAGATTTAGCCAATGACTTTCCAAAATGTATTGCACTCTAGTTTTCAGGGTTCCTAAAAAGATGTTCAAGTTTCAAACAAGCAATGACGGGTGACTGTTCTTTAGCAATGCAGTGAATTAGCATAGTATAAAATCTTTACCTATCCTTTTATCCCCAACCCTACATTTTGCTAGTTGGTTTTGAAAAAAAGAGCTATTCGTAAAATTAcaactgcatttttgtttttggggggattttttaGGTGCAAGGACTCTATTTTATACagttaaaaattcatataatttattgaatttacatatgtatatacaacattaaaaaacattccaGAGCATAACAATATTTTGTGGGACACATTCCCCAGACAGATTATTGCCTCTAAAATTGTAGTTCTTAAAGTTGAAGTTTTTGAAGCGTTTCACCTTTTGGCCTAATGAGAAGGctcaatatttatatatgccaGACAATCATTGTAAAGAATTCCAAACACcaaatatatatacccaaaatTTTTATAAAGTCACTGTAAATCCATTGTTGACAACCAATAGGTAGACAATTAGCAGTGTAACCTCACATTTAAGTAAAGGTGCACTTAAATACAATATTACTAATATGCTTGAACTGTCACATGATTTTCAGTGGTAATTTAATGCACCAATGTCTCTAGCCTTGATGATAAACAAGATATTCACTCACACATGATATGGCTGTAAACatatgcaatataatattttttgcttaATTTAGTCTCTCATCCTAGTTCCTTTCCAGCCTTGCaataattttgattattttttatacataattattttagatGTCCTCTTCTACAGATCTTCTCCCACTTGTGGGTAATGTGGAGAATGACACTTATAGCCTACACATATTTACATCAGGAGTTCAGGGAGCTGTGGTGATGACTCCGTGTACTAATTCCTAAATTCATGTGTTGTGGGGAAGAAGAGGTAATATGGGGGACAgcttaaaaagaacatttctatAGTATCCAGAGCTGGGGTTTTAATGGACATTTGTACTGGTAAAACAATGCATGCTGCCATTGCTAACATATTCAACTGGCAATACCAATTCCCTGGCTGTCAGAAATCTCctgaattttgtactttttgagtAACTATTTATAATTAGGGGTTTTGACTGCGCTCCTACCTCATTGGTAGGGACATATTTTGGTTgaagacagccaagcaactacCATTTGCAGGAGGAGATTACCAGTACCAGGAATTTAAATACCCTTTCCAAACATTGTTTCTTCCCCCCTTTTATCTTAATGTATACCTAAACCTAGCATGTGCAGGCCAAAGTAACAAGTTCACTTACATTCCATCTTCCCCTGCTGCACAAACCTATATTCTTTTAGCTCCCAGATAGTACCTATGTAAGCTGAACAGTCATTCAACAAGCACAAAGGAAGTCATCTAAAGAAAATGGAGAAAGTCATATGCTCTCCAAACCTGAATAATTTTCCTTTCAGTTTTTAGTGGCAGAATGGACCTGCACAGATGATCATTGTCAGTTGGTGTGAATTGTATTGTGTGCCTGTCCTCATGTCTGGGTATTATGGCATACTAATGTTTGGTTCTATCATATACTGCCTTTATTAGAGGAGAAAAGACCTTCAGGTCATCATGTAAACACCCAAAAGAcccctgaaaaaaatgaatgctgaaaATATTGTAGTATTTGAACCTGGGCAGAAGTCAACGACCCAATATAAAGCCTGGTAATAGGGTGCAAGGGGATTACGTAAGGATTTTTTAAAGGCTTGCAAATACACAGTGTGCCTGACTTTTTCCTGAAAATTGTTTACACTTCAGGTTCACTttgataatgaaaataaatgaaaccagGAGTATATTTCACTGGCAAcagttcttattttttattattacacattatttttatagcgccatcatattacacagtgctgtaaaaagtccatagttttgacactaactgtccctcaaacgggcacacaatctaatgtccctacctcagtcatatgtcattaaggtcaattttgtgggagggggaagccatttaacctaactgcatgtttttttaggggatttgggaggaaactggagtacccggagaaaacccacgcagacatggggagaacctgcaaactccatgcagatagtgccctggcctggatttgaacctggaatctaatgctgcaaaggcaagagtgctaatcactgagcctcTGTGCTCTCTAGAAAGCAATGTATCTGTAAAAATGGTTTGATTGTACAGATAAAATGGCATTGCTTTGTCTCTTTGCATTGGTTCTTGTAAAACTGGTACCCATAAAGGTTCATAAGACTATCCCATCAAGTATAATTATGACCAGAGGTGGCCTGGAAAAGGCAAGAATTTGGTAAGTTGCCAAAGACCCTGGTGTAAATGAGTATCAGTCTGACACATGTGATTCAAGGTACACTCACATATCAGAAAGTGCATCGGATCCCCCAAAAAAGGTAACTTTTCTAAATGTCTCCTATAACATAGAAAATCCTAACATTTTaggttcaggtccactttaacaagaTCCCAACACCACCTTCCATCCAAAAGCTAAAACACCCAAGCTATCTGTGTTGAATGTAGACCTCCTTAAACAACTAAGTTCTTTAAGTGACCTCCTTAATAAGTGACCTCCCTAAAGAACTAGTACAAGAAGAGTTTTTACACCAGAAGCAGGTAAGTTCTGAGGATAAGTTAAAGAGGCTGTGACACTCATATAAAGCAAGGAGGATGGAAGAGGTCAATGCAAGTCCAATGTAGtgggcataatttttttttgtaccccagTGCTAATTTTTGACAGCATTTTTGAGCATTTACAGCCCACTCTCAATGCTGGATCCCCCTTCACATCAGAGTTTCACCTTCAAATCAGAGTCCCCTGCTCTTAGCATCCTGACCCCACTTCCCTGTTATCTTATATACCCCATTATATCTTCAATCCTCCCAGCTGTCCCTAATTTAGtcaactgtccctgatttaatTAGACTGTTCTCTCAGTTTTAAATCCTATCCTTCAGTTGTCCTTCTCTTTGGGTGAATATATACACCTCTATTGCTCTAAACCTTCTTCCAGCCTCtataatattccatttttttgtgaAGAGGATATATAAAAGAGAAGCATGACTCCTTAGATAGGGTGGATTCACCATACCTTCAATTTTTATGGTCCTGGTTTTTAGATGGTCAAATGTACAGTATCTAGTGATCCTGACAGATAATACCCTTCCTGTCACCACATCTAAGGGTTGGTAAGCTGAAACATACTACATTTTGTGCAAAATTCCAATGTTGCACAATTTCTTTTCTGTCCTTTTCACAAGTCTATCCCTCTCTGTTACATCATAGGGAGGAGTGTGGATAGGAGGAGTTACAATAGAATTAGGCTGCCAgcagttgttttatttgttttcagagCAGATCAGAGTAGAGAAGAAGGGAGGAAACACACAAGGCAATCATGTGGGTACCATTGGTCATCATGCTCTGGGCAATGGCCTTCATCTGTTTTGCTGATGATACCTGTCCAGGTAAGTCCTTCATACCTAATGCCATGTTCATTTCCTTATATTTATAATCATTTCTATAACAATCTACATTCTGTCTAAAATATGCATGCTACCATTGGTGAGCTGCCTGGAAAGCAGGATTACTTGCTTGGGTGGATTAATTTGGAGCTGGATAGACTTTGGTTGAGTTTGGTAAAATATAGATGGACATTAAGCCCTGTTTAATCTACCTGACTGCATAGTATGTTGACATTTTTACCTCGTCAGCATGGAGATAGAGTACTGTCTATCACTTTGTGTTTTGTTGGTGAGCTATGTGTAGACCAGCCTTTTCCAATGAGGGTTCAAtggtttttttcctaaaatatatgtaaCCATTGACATTGACTTTTTAGCTATAACATAGAGGGAAATTCTTCCCGATGACTGctaatgtaagggacattctttccaatgaccaccattgtaatGGACATTTTTTCCAATGAGCGTCAATGTAATGGCtgttcttctcactgaccaccaatgtaaggaaaattcttctcactgaccaccaatgtagggacattcttcccagtgtCCAACAATGTAGGGAGTGTTCTTCTCACTGAcgaccaatgtaagagacattctttacAATGTTCATCAATATAAGggatattcttctcactgacgaccaatgtaagagacattcaatATAAGggatattcttctcactgacgaccaatgtaagagacattctttacAATGTTCATCAATATAAGggatattcttctcactgacgACCATTGCAAGAGACATTCTTTACAATGTTCACCAATATAAGGGAAATTCTTCTCACTGACGACCaaagtaagagacattctttaCAATGTTTATCAATGTAAGGGACaatcttctcattgaccaccaaagTAACTgtcattcttctcattgaccaccaaagtttttttcacaatgaCCGCCAATTTCAAATACATTAttccaaatgaccaccaatgtaggagacACAATGACCACCGCGCTAATGCAGTGATTGTTGGCAGGGACTTCCTAGGACTTAAAAGGGtgaaaaagattgagaaacattAATGTGTATACaggaaacattttcattacaAGTAGAATTTCGGACAAAACACTAGATAGAGCGACATGAAAACCAAGACTTCATGGTTGGAAGATGTAGAAGGTAAATGTTCAGTAAGAGTTCTCACTACTGAAGTCAGTGAGATGACTAAGAGGTTTGAAGGGGATTTAGCCTATCAGAGTTAAGTCAATTCTAAAATCTGAGTTGGGTAAAATTTGTTctcatatacagtggtacctttgtataagtctgctttgaaataagtccaacttggtataagtcctgtttggacatacaacctttgcttggtatacaaccttttttctagaacttgtatgggtcaaaatgagtctacccttatttacctccctggagacaaagccacgactgcccacgagcgtcagtacgccagttgctaccattcagtgaataaCCAGCGCTATAACtccctgtgaattacataacatctcctcctcctcccttctcagcaccatcttaGTAGGCACTTGACTTCTCAGCAAGTTAAAGtcaggttaaattttcatttatttcatgtaactgcttttgtatttatgtattttagtattaatcagtgtttaagttattttttacagcctcatgtataatatgccaataacaataggattttttttttcatgagaacagattaatcattttccttttatttcttatggggaaCATTTGATTAGTATAAGTGctttttggtataagtccaaggatctggaacggattaaggacttataccaaggtaccactgtatttccaATTTTAAATGGATGACACCACTTTGAATACAAATCGATTACAGAATCTCAAAAAACTTTAGATACTACAAGAgatgacattttttaaaccttCAATCCCACACGTGATATTGATTAGTTCTAATGAATCAAGaaatcaaaaatcatttttagattCATAGTTGATATGATGAAACTCCTAATGGACTGTTCGATCAAATTGGAAATTTGATTCAGGTATTACCaggtttaaaatattattctgcagCTGGAGTTCTTCTATTGGCATTTCTTGCCTGCTGTAGTTGTCGCTTTACTGAAAACAGAGGAAACCACATTTTATTGTATCCTGTCCCCACTTCTGTTTCCAGATGTAAAGGTCATAGGAATTGGAGACTCGGATAAACTAACTATTCTCAGAGGATGTCCTGGTCTTCCTGGATCTCCTGGGCAAAAAGGAGAAGCTGGAACTGCTGGCATGAAAGGCAAGTCAAACATAAATGCAtgatattgtataaaaaaatacattatatatataacaccctTTACCTTGCTATACACCCTTACAAAATTTTAGCAT is drawn from Pyxicephalus adspersus chromosome Z, UCB_Pads_2.0, whole genome shotgun sequence and contains these coding sequences:
- the LOC140343361 gene encoding uncharacterized protein; translation: MEGLRSCLNDMLDSIKVAQAKLDSDPFTMGDFLKKAGITNNQPTVVMGKKQYMCDLCGRCFSDPSNLRRHKHIHTDLKPYSCHVCSSRFRQKSQLDRHHLVHTGERPFQCTHCMKGFRDSTELRVHLRVHTGERPYSCPVCQKNFSRVCYMKRHQEKHSSKELLVLQKPEKRRMSLPTNENKNLAEEYQCSNCNNWFLTKKELEDHRPVHLKLGPSGQKLYECADCKKCFNNSSNLRKHAVIHTGLKPFTCNLCNQSFRQATHLQRHHLVHTGKKPFKCSICLKGFRDVSDLLKHQHIHKGNKPYQSLVCDKNFKYLHSAKLHREQHAMEGIGSEDSHLPSSSLHKSFAEAEELSSKCLWAKHPPDKKQKAGETEETKQILKCSICSRIFTRISNLHRHYLMHTGYRPFSCHTCGRTFQQMSHLVRHKQVHNRDQQYNCTTCHKALHTSNDLLHRQEAHTQGKLLSCHKCEKTYTQIYYLESHQKCHQQDSSLEIPNDVNEGNSIEVVLI